The uncultured Roseibium sp. genome contains a region encoding:
- a CDS encoding FAD-dependent oxidoreductase: MTDPILIVGAGQAGIKAAETLRLKGHDGDIILFGDEAFLPYQRPPLSKAYLKGEMDEERLFLRPQAYFETASVELRAKTSVTSIDPAARHITLSNGTRLPYSSLLLATGTRARQIPLEGATLDGVFSLRTMADVAAIRETLSKAENVVILGGGYIGMEFAAVAAGLGKTVTVIEACRRVMERSVAPEISTYFQSLHRAHGVTLRLEQKVERLTGETTVTGVALGDGTQVPADLVLLAVGAVPVTRLAESAGLALGNGITVDAYARTSVPDIYAAGDCTEFPSRRYGRSIRLESVQNAIDQAKIAAGSMLGETTVYDPVPWFWSDQYDTKLQIAGLSSGYDRTELEGAYDEGRFALKYFLGDRLLAVDTVNAPRDHMMARKALAQTEPVGTREAAA, translated from the coding sequence CTACCTTACCAGCGTCCGCCGCTGTCGAAAGCCTATCTGAAAGGCGAAATGGACGAGGAGCGCCTGTTCCTGCGACCGCAAGCCTATTTCGAAACCGCCTCGGTCGAGCTGCGCGCCAAAACCTCGGTCACGTCGATCGATCCTGCGGCCAGACACATCACCCTCTCAAACGGCACACGCCTGCCTTACTCCTCCCTGTTGCTTGCGACCGGCACACGGGCACGACAGATCCCGCTGGAGGGCGCCACGCTGGACGGCGTGTTTTCGCTCCGGACGATGGCCGATGTCGCCGCCATCCGGGAGACGCTTTCCAAGGCCGAAAACGTCGTCATCCTGGGCGGCGGCTATATCGGCATGGAATTCGCCGCCGTTGCCGCCGGGCTCGGCAAGACAGTCACGGTCATCGAAGCCTGCCGGCGGGTGATGGAACGCTCCGTCGCGCCGGAAATCTCGACCTATTTCCAGAGCCTGCACCGGGCTCATGGCGTCACCTTGCGCCTGGAACAGAAAGTCGAGCGGCTGACCGGCGAGACCACTGTCACCGGCGTCGCACTCGGTGACGGCACGCAAGTTCCAGCCGATCTTGTGCTCCTGGCCGTCGGCGCCGTTCCGGTCACCAGGCTTGCGGAAAGTGCCGGCCTTGCCCTCGGCAACGGTATCACCGTCGACGCCTATGCCCGCACATCCGTGCCGGATATCTATGCCGCGGGCGATTGCACAGAGTTTCCCTCCAGGCGCTATGGCCGGTCGATCCGGCTGGAAAGCGTGCAGAACGCCATCGACCAGGCCAAGATCGCCGCAGGCAGCATGCTTGGCGAAACCACCGTCTATGATCCGGTTCCCTGGTTCTGGTCCGACCAGTACGACACCAAGCTCCAGATTGCGGGCCTGTCATCCGGCTACGACCGGACCGAACTGGAAGGCGCGTATGATGAGGGCCGCTTCGCCCTGAAGTATTTCCTCGGCGACCGCTTGCTTGCCGTCGACACGGTCAACGCGCCGCGCGACCACATGATGGCCCGCAAGGCGCTCGCCCAGACTGAACCGGTCGGAACGCGCGAGGCCGCCGCCTGA
- the cynS gene encoding cyanase gives MSATETAPAPLMSKLEMTELIMAAKFAKQTSWAEISKAAGMSEVFVVSACLGQNSLPAEAAAKVAAFLGLGNRTKDVEIALQLPPKKGQEAETVSKDPLIYRFFEITYVYGDTIKELIHEEFGDGIMSAIDFDLKIDRIPNPKGDRVQVTMTGKFLPYNQW, from the coding sequence ATGAGCGCTACCGAAACAGCCCCCGCCCCGCTGATGAGCAAGCTGGAAATGACCGAGCTGATCATGGCGGCAAAATTCGCCAAGCAGACCAGCTGGGCCGAAATCTCCAAGGCCGCCGGCATGTCCGAGGTCTTCGTGGTATCCGCCTGCCTCGGCCAGAACTCCCTTCCGGCGGAAGCAGCCGCCAAAGTTGCCGCCTTCCTCGGCCTCGGCAACCGCACCAAGGACGTGGAAATCGCGCTCCAGCTGCCGCCGAAGAAGGGCCAGGAAGCCGAGACCGTTTCCAAGGACCCGCTGATCTACCGTTTCTTCGAGATCACCTATGTCTACGGCGACACCATCAAGGAACTGATCCACGAGGAATTCGGCGACGGCATCATGAGCGCCATCGATTTCGACCTGAAGATCGACCGGATTCCGAACCCGAAGGGCGACCGCGTCCAGGTCACCATGACCGGCAAGTTCCTGCCCTATAACCAGTGGTAA
- a CDS encoding MarR family winged helix-turn-helix transcriptional regulator gives MNKHTPERTTPNNRKKTCPEGRVSSPTKPREGRAVVDVTTYIPYFLSSVNNALSRGASLLYLDKFDIGIVEWRVVSMLAIEPRIPASRICEVVSLDKAAASRALTRLHERGFLDFQAQEQDPRRKIWWLNDAGYALHDEILAVALKREEKLIEGADPDDLEAFLRVMRIMRRNVETL, from the coding sequence ATGAACAAGCACACGCCCGAGCGGACAACTCCCAACAACCGGAAGAAGACCTGTCCGGAAGGGCGTGTTTCGAGCCCGACCAAACCGCGGGAGGGTCGGGCGGTCGTCGATGTCACGACCTATATTCCCTACTTCCTGTCGTCGGTGAACAATGCCCTGTCCCGGGGGGCTTCATTGCTCTACCTGGACAAATTCGACATCGGCATTGTCGAATGGCGCGTGGTCTCCATGCTGGCGATCGAACCGCGCATTCCGGCCTCCCGGATCTGCGAGGTCGTGTCCCTCGACAAGGCCGCGGCCAGCCGGGCATTGACCCGCCTGCACGAGCGGGGGTTTCTGGATTTTCAGGCACAGGAACAGGATCCGCGCCGGAAGATCTGGTGGCTGAACGATGCCGGATACGCCTTGCATGACGAGATCCTGGCCGTTGCGCTCAAGCGCGAGGAAAAGCTGATCGAAGGGGCCGATCCGGATGATCTGGAAGCGTTCCTCCGGGTCATGCGCATCATGCGCCGGAATGTCGAGACGCTTTGA
- a CDS encoding 2Fe-2S iron-sulfur cluster-binding protein has translation MKVTYVSPDGQKTEVDVEKGDNLMQAAVANNIEGIVGECGGSMMCATCHVYVAEPWIGSFPEKSEGEAEMLECATADLKAGSRLGCQITVDAGMDGLTVHVPDSQQ, from the coding sequence GTGAAGGTCACTTATGTTTCGCCAGACGGTCAGAAGACAGAAGTGGATGTCGAGAAAGGCGACAATCTCATGCAGGCCGCCGTCGCCAACAATATCGAGGGCATTGTCGGGGAATGCGGTGGATCGATGATGTGCGCCACCTGCCATGTCTATGTGGCTGAACCCTGGATTGGCAGTTTTCCGGAAAAGTCGGAAGGTGAAGCCGAGATGCTGGAATGCGCCACGGCGGATCTGAAGGCTGGCAGCCGTCTCGGGTGTCAGATTACGGTTGATGCCGGCATGGACGGTCTGACCGTGCATGTTCCCGACAGTCAGCAATGA